A stretch of DNA from Planococcus antarcticus DSM 14505:
GAGTTCGTTCGTCGCAAGCTCTTAGCAGCTGATTAGCGGAACATTAACAGCTCGGAATCATTCGTTCAACTTATATAGGCAAAGATATTTTAATCGGTTTTATCGATGTCTATTATCCTTTTTTTAAAGACATTACTGGAGATGCAGTTTTTGGACATCTATCCAGCCTTTTATTAACATAGCTTAGGTTCTGGTCTTTCTATCTTGCTCCAATTAAATCGTTCATAAAGCATTTCTTTGCTTACCCAAGCCTATAGCAAAACAATAACCTATTCATTTCGATTTAGTAGGAGAGGTTTAATCTCTGTTCTTTTAAATTTGGAGACCCTTAAATTTCATACCTAAAAAATTGATATGGAACTAATGTATATTCGTGTAAGCTGTATTGGCAGCTAGACAAAATGAAAGAACGGAGAGTTGAAATAAAAAAAGCATCCTTCATTTACAAAATGTAAATGGCTATATTGATCCTTATTTCACTAGTTTTGTCCGTCCCTCAATCCAACAATTCAATTTGTTAAATTGGGTGATCTGGGGAATATTTATGATTGACTATACGGTAAGATCAAACCACTCAAAACAGAAATGGACTTATATCAAATCTCATCCCTTTGAGTTGATTGCCATTTTCCAGGCAGCCAGATTCGTAAGGGTCTTCCGCATAATTCGTTTGTTCGGGGTTAGAACCCGTTACACTATACCCATCTACGAGGTTCTCCGGACGAATGGTCTCGATAAATTGCTTATAGTCACAACCATCCTTTTATTTCTAGTTCCTATACCGGTCATCATGGTAGAACTAGACATCAATACATAGGTGGGCAATCGTCCCAATTACCATAGTGGGCTACGGAGATATCTCACCCACTACTCTTCTTGGCCGCATTCTGGCCGTTCTGTTACTGATCATCGGTATCGGCATTATCGTTACTTTTACCAGCTTAATTTCAAGCTATTTCACAAGCAACAAAGAACCAATACATGAAGA
This window harbors:
- a CDS encoding ion channel, which encodes MVPITIVGYGDISPTTLLGRILAVLLLIIGIGIIVTFTSLISSYFTSNKEPIHEELVISVVKNINKMDEFFSADEEVILNYLKRKTD